The window CGAGATGATGCGCATCGCCAACGTCAACGATTGGCATTTCTCGAGCGCCGCTGTGGCCTGGTACATCGGGATGCATCGCTTGGCGCTCCTTTACGTCGATGCGGCGCGTTCGAACCCGATTCATTGGAACACTGCATTGCACTACGAGGCCAACGCCTTGCACAGCCTCACCGATCTCTTCTGTTTCGGTCACATCGTGACCAACCGCGACGAGACCTCGCGCGGGATCATGGAGGATGAGAGACTCACGACGGATCTCGCCTATCAGTGGATGGAGAACGTGATCGCCAAGGGCGGCGGTACGCGCAATGCGGCGGGGCGGGTGCAGCTGGGAGCGCTCCCTGCGATTGCCGACCGAACGGGGGAACGCCACGATTTCCTGCCGAGCTACCAGGGTGTGTGGGCCGGGTGGTCGATCACCGAGCACAGCTACCACGACAGTTTCAACCATGACGGCGCCACGGTGCGCAACCTCAGGGGCGATCAATTCTTCATCCGCGGAGATGGCGAGGTGCGCCACTACGGCGCCCTCGATCGCGATGTCATCGTGAACTGCGTCCGCACCTCGCTGCAGGCCCTCTTCGACGCCTACGTGCATCTGCAGGACGGCGCCACCGTCGCTGAACTCGGCAGCCCGGGCTCTTCCTACTTCGACGCCTTGCGCTCGATTCCGGTCTTCGTCGAAAGCGAAGCGGGGAATCATTTCAAGGGTCGCTGGACACGCTACGCGGGAGCGCTCGAAGCGATCACGGCAGCCGGGGTGGTTCCTGCGAACTGGGCCAACTGCCAGATGGCGTACGTAAATGGTGGGACGGAGCTGCCGGGGGCCTCGGGAACACCGTGCACCTCCTTCCCGGAGCCCACAGCAGTGTGGGTGGAGAACCTCGGGGTCCAGGCCGAGGATGGTCGTGTGGTTCTCACCTGGGGTTTGGGGCCCGAGGCGGTGAGCGAACTCCAGAGCCTGCACGTCCAGCGCGCCGACAGGCAGGGTGGGCCCTACGCCAACCGCACCGAGCCGGCACTGAGCCCGAAAGCATCGATGACCTTCGAAGACCTCGCGGTCGAGGCGGGACGCACGTACTGGTATCGCCTCCAGCTCCTCTCGACGAACGGATCCATCAGCACCGTGGGACCCATCGACGTCGTCGTGGGGAACGGAGCGGTGTTCCGAACCATGATCGCCCCCCCTGGCATTCCAGCGAGCGGCCCGGTGGAGCTGCGCTTCAG is drawn from Candidatus Krumholzibacteriia bacterium and contains these coding sequences:
- a CDS encoding FlgD immunoglobulin-like domain containing protein, which produces MSSRIRFVTSLLFSMVTLLLPVRQVVQAFNSEEHKLLVDWGVALVVPDPSIQLPWPTRFESFPTSSLHAAYTAAKNLAVGYASNQAKWHSRCLPWDGSADSYPPAYDQYEIAVQDNSYWDSDHSSFNQIEGNINMWVPPIDLVRENALWVSGYLDDNVRTFSFGDLVSIYGDYRRTSFCLTGKCYLSDAKLSTIGFYRGTDCYGVWPWRTCGYQPSEQRSDVYLKRIAAGLWPPFGCAGNAFSNTCYDGEYEDAAWWGDEMMRIANVNDWHFSSAAVAWYIGMHRLALLYVDAARSNPIHWNTALHYEANALHSLTDLFCFGHIVTNRDETSRGIMEDERLTTDLAYQWMENVIAKGGGTRNAAGRVQLGALPAIADRTGERHDFLPSYQGVWAGWSITEHSYHDSFNHDGATVRNLRGDQFFIRGDGEVRHYGALDRDVIVNCVRTSLQALFDAYVHLQDGATVAELGSPGSSYFDALRSIPVFVESEAGNHFKGRWTRYAGALEAITAAGVVPANWANCQMAYVNGGTELPGASGTPCTSFPEPTAVWVENLGVQAEDGRVVLTWGLGPEAVSELQSLHVQRADRQGGPYANRTEPALSPKASMTFEDLAVEAGRTYWYRLQLLSTNGSISTVGPIDVVVGNGAVFRTMIAPPGIPASGPVELRFSLARSIGTARLDLYDMRGRLVRNLAQGLTEPGHYLLTWDRRDDAGRTVGSGIYVLRLRSEDAGDSKKLVLIGE